The following coding sequences lie in one Rutidosis leptorrhynchoides isolate AG116_Rl617_1_P2 chromosome 4, CSIRO_AGI_Rlap_v1, whole genome shotgun sequence genomic window:
- the LOC139839751 gene encoding uncharacterized protein — protein MEKTVMEIHGMLKTAEANMAKAKPATTVLAIREGGIKKKKNKAKGKDKGKGKVGTSNFKPKPKGIANSSTSKIPQTKSPEEAICFFCGDKGHWRRNCTKYLKGLNELRAKGVAVPSGTHKK, from the exons atggagaaaacagtCATGGAAatccatggcatgttgaaaaccgctgaggctaacatggccaaagctaaacccgcaactaccgtcttagccattcgtgaaggtgggattaagaagaagaaaaacaaagcaaagggcaaagacaagggcaagggtaaggttggcacgtccaacttcaaacctaaacctaagggcattgctaactcttctacttcaaagatcccacaaaccaagtctcctgaagaagcaatatgcttcttttgcggggataaaggacattggaggcgcaattgtaccaagtacttgaagggacttaatgaactacgggctaagggagtcgccgtaccttcag ggactcacaagaagtag
- the LOC139844723 gene encoding sucrose transport protein SUC3-like, protein MDSVSIRVPYKNLKQHNADAEVELTNFEEESNRRVNEAQNSSRFSNGDASSLPTEDCSLMTLILSCTVAAGVQFGWALQLSLLTPYIQTLGIGHVFSSFIWLCGPITGLVVQPCVGIWSDRCSSKYGRRRPFILVGSLMISIAVIIIGFSADIGYLFGDTKENCSTFKGTRTRAAFVFIIGFWMLDLANNTVQGPARALLADLAGPDQRNSANAIFCSWMAIGNILGFLSGSSGNWHRWFPFLTTRACCEACGNLKAAFLVAVLFLTFCTLVTLYFAKEIPLAPKQHHRLVDSAPLLDDLQQAGLDNSESKDHMNLIDHKVGKSVEGGTLAINGGTTTVHANVEDDRVETFNDSPGAVLVNLLTSLRHLPVGMHSVLIVMALTWLSWFPFFLFDTDWMGREVYHGNPKGDAAEMRAYDQGVREGAFGLLLNSVVLGITSFLIEPMCQRMGSRLVWALSNFVVFACMAGTAIITIISVRQSENSVVGENEAIKNASLVIFAILGLPLAITYSVPFSVTAELTADSGGGQGLAIGVLNLAIVVPQMVVSLGAGPWDALFGGGNVPAFVLASISALAAGVFAAIKLPSLSNTSYKPTGFHFG, encoded by the exons ATGGATTCGGTGTCGATCCGCGTGCCGTACAAAAACCTCAAGCAGCATAATGCCGATGCGGAGGTTGAATTGACGAATTTTGAAGAAGAATCTAATCGACGCGTCAACGAAGCCCAAAATTCGAGTAGGTTTTCGAATGGTGACGCCTCTAGTTTGCCTACCGAGGATTGTAGTTTGATGACGTTGATTTTGAGTTGTACTGTTGCCGCCGGTGTGCAATTTGGTTGGGCTTTGCAACTCTCTCTTCTCACTCCTTATATCCag ACTCTGGGAATAGGGCATGTGTTTTCTTCCTTTATTTGGCTTTGTGGTCCTATTACTGGTCTTGTG GTTCAACCTTGTGTTGGTATCTGGAGTGATCGATGCTCTTCAAAATATGGGAGAAGACGGCCATTTATTTTGGTTGGATCTCTCATGATATCAATTGCT GTGATAATTATCGGGTTTTCTGCAGACATCGGATACTTGTTTGGAGATACGAAAGAAAATTGCAG CACGTTTAAAGGTACAAGGACAAGAGCAGCATTTGTATTCATTATAGGTTTCTGGATGCTGGATCTTGCTAATAACACTGTTCAG GGCCCTGCTCGAGCTCTCTTGGCTGATTTAGCAG GCCCTGATCAGAGAAATTCCGCAAATGCTATATTCTGCTCATGGATGGCGATTGGAAACATTTTAGGGTTTTTATCTGGCTCTAGTGGGAATTGGCACAG GTGGTTTCCTTTTTTGACTACCAGAGCTTGCTGTGAGGCATGTGGAAATCTGAAGGCAGCTTTTTTAGTTGCAGTG CTTTTTCTTACTTTCTGCACGTTGGTGACACTCTACTTTGCAAAAGAGATTCCATTAGCACCAAAACAACATCACAGATTGGTGGATTCTGCTCCACTTTTGGATGATCTTCAACAGGCCGGGCTTGACAATTCAGAATCTAAAGATCACATGAATTTGATTGATCACAAAGTTGGAAAATCAGTCGAGGGTGGTACTCTTGCAATAAATGGCGGTACGACAACTGTACACGCAAATGTTGAGGATGATCGAGTTGAAACCTTTAATGACAGTCCCGGAGCAGTCTTGGTTAACTTGCTGACCAGCTTACGGCATTTACCAGTAGGGATGCACTCGGTACTTATTGTAATGGCTCTTACATGG TTGTCGTGGTTCCCCTTTTTTCTTTTTGATACGGATTGGATGGGCAGGGAGGTTTACCATGGCAATCCAAAAGGGGATGCTGCTGAAATGCGCGCATATGATCAAGGTGTCAGAGAAGGTGCATTTGGTTTGCTATTGAATTCA GTTGTTCTTGGTATAACTTCATTTTTAATTGAACCCATGTGTCAACGGATGGGTTCAAGACTGGTGTGGGCATTGAGCAACTTTGTGGTGTTTGCCTGCATGGCAGGCACTGCTATCATTACCATAATATCAGTCCGACAATCTGAGAATTCGGTTGTTGGAGAAAACGAGGCAATCAAGAATGCATCATTGGTTATTTTTGCCATTCTCGGCCTTCCTCTTGCA ATCACATACAGTGTTCCCTTCTCTGTCACAGCAGAATTGACTGCTGATTCTGGAGGTGGTCAAG GATTGGCAATTGGAGTACTAAATCTTGCAATTGTCGTACCTCAG ATGGTGGTATCACTTGGTGCGGGCCCATGGGATGCGTTATTTGGGGGAGGGAATGTACCTGCATTTGTTCTTGCTTCTATAAGCGCCCTCGCTGCTGGTGTGTTTGCGGCTATAAAGCTTCCAAGTCTCTCCAACACTTCTTACAAACCTACAGGTTTTCATTTTGGGTGA
- the LOC139844725 gene encoding protein LATE ELONGATED HYPOCOTYL-like, translating to MDSYSYSSGDKINIKTRKPYTITKQRERWTEDEHNSFLEALKLYGRAWQRIEEHIGTKTAVQIRSHAQKFFTKLEKEAVAKGVPLKQTLDIEIPPPRPKRKPNYPYPRKTDNSQVAADKDVVKEPTLVSSLQSGIKKLDLEKKPHSETTNGKEKLENINTNDEVGNGTDTPSDYETSIPRITAESVNPKVFREFIPTLEKEAINHDEIDETYITIETRKDQKLDQDDISHTNNTSNDSSFEPHENIIQSQYSAKLSLSINDTRCVQNCPRHVPVQVVDVNLKTSTKLNVPLESSTLNNPGEVDEHVNIATASATSGHHNNNASTSSSYPTFNPLFTPYTTNQENSQSFLHASSTISSLIVSSLLQNPAAHAAATFAAKFWHQTNTQAFSGDIENPSMAAIAAATVAAATAWWAAEGLLPVCTPFYPGYSYTYPYPPINGNQTVVANNEIEKGPELVKEKMDAVKSNDHVSSSSSEEESDNQGDVKLNDESSPVDDDVNETNMPVAAEVQDLNKTSGQKQVDRSSCGSNTTSSSEIETDALEKHVKDKDDTKGSDLNLPYNDSISRRSRATFTPNDSWKEVSEEGRLAFQALFSREVLPQSFSKDQQNIVKSTEAVSQLDLNMMSCSGQESGSFTVSRGEKTLGDEGLLRMGLGNVKLNVHHTGFKPYKRCSIEAKESKMVNGSTTGSQHNDEKSAKRMRLETEAST from the exons ATGGACTCCTACTCTTACTCCTCTGGAGACAAAATCAACATTAAG ACGAGAAAACCTTATACGATAACAAAACAACGTGAACGGTGGACAGAGGACGAGCATAATAGTTTTTTAGAAGCCTTGAAACTTTATGGGCGAGCTTGGCAACGTATTGAAG AACACATAGGTACGAAGACTGCAGTGCAAATCAGAAGTCATGCCCAGAAATTCTTTACAAAG ttggaGAAAGAGGCTGTTGCTAAAGGAGTTCCGTTAAAACAAACTCTTGACATAGAGATTCCCCCTCCACGTCCTAAAAGAAAACCGAATTATCCCTATCCTAGGAAGACAGATAATTCACAGGTGGCAGCAGATAAGGATGTTGTGAAGGAACCAACTCTAGTTTCCTCTCTGCAATCGGGTATAAAAAAACTGGACCTCGAGAAAAAACCCCATTCAGAG ACAACTAACGGAAAAGAGAAGCTAGAAAATATAAATACGAATGACGAAGTGGGAAATGGTACTGATACTCCCTCAGATTATGAAACTTCCATCCCTAGAATAACAGCTGAATCCGTTAATCCAAAAGTTTTTAGAGAGTTCATACCTACATTGGAAAAGGAGGCGATTAATCATGATGAAATAGATGAAACTTACATCACCATTGAAACCAGAAAGGATCAGAAATTGGATCAAGATGACATTAGCCACACAAATAATACATCTAATGACTCCTCTTTTGAACCACATGAAAATATCATTCAAAGTCAATATTCTGCTAAGCTGAGCCTGTCAATAAATGATACACGGTGCGTTCAAAACTGCCCTAGACATGTTCCTGTACAAGTTGTAGATGTAAATCTGAAAACTAGTACAAAACTCAATGTTCCCCTCGAATCATCAACACTTAATAATCCTGGAGAAGTTGATGAACATGTTAACATAGCAACAGCATCTGCAACTAGCGGCCATCATAACAACAACGCTTCAACATCTTCCAGTTATCCGACCTTCAATCCTCTTTTTACCCCGTACACCACTAATCAAGAAAATTCCCAATCGTTTCTTCATGCTTCATCCACAATCTCGAGCCTCATCGTGTCATCACTACTACAAAATCCCGCAGCCCATGCTGCAGCAACCTTTGCAGCTAAGTTCTGGCATCAAACAAACACACAAGCTTTTTCTGGAGATATTGAAAACCCTAGCATGGCCGCCATTGCAGCCGCCACGGTAGCCGCTGCAACTGCATGGTGGGCCGCCGAGGGTTTACTTCCCGTTTGCACTCCTTTTTACCCGGGTTATTCTTACACTTATCCATATCCACCAATAAATGGTAACCAAACAGTAGTAGCCAACAATGAAATAGAGAAGGGTCCTGAGTTGGTAAAAGAGAAGATGGATGCAGTTAAGAGTAATGATCAtgtgtcttcttcttcttcagaagAAGAGTCTGACAACCAGGGAGATGTAAAGTTGAATGATGAATCGAGTCCAGTGGATGATGATGTTAATGAAACGAATATGCCAGTGGCTGCTGAGGTTCAAGATTTGAATAAGACGAGTGGTCAGAAACAAGTTGACCGGTCTTCTTGCGGGTCTAACACTACTTCCAGCAGTGAAATTGAGACGGATGCTTTAGAGAAACATGTTAAAGATAAGGATGATACAAAAGGATCAGATTTGAATCTTCCATACAATGACTCTATTTCCCGTAGAAGTAGAGCCACTTTCACTCCCAATGATTCATGGAAGGAGGTCTCCGAAGAG GGACGACTTGCTTTTCAAGCACTTTTCTCCAGAGAAGTACTGCCTCAAAGCTTCTCGAAGGATCAACAGAACATAGTGAAGAGCACTGAAGCTGTCTCACAGTTAGACCTTAACATGATGAGTTGCTCAGGTCAAGAATCAGGAAGTTTTACAGTCTCGAGAGGTGAAAAAACCTTGGGCGATGAAGGGCTGCTGAGAATGGGATTAGGGAATGTGAAGCTGAATGTTCATCATACAGGATTCAAACCTTACAAGAGGTGTTCAATAGAGGCTAAAGAAAGCAAGATGGTGAACGGATCGACGACCGGCAGTCAGCACAATGATGAGAAAAGTGCAAAGCGAATGCGTTTGGAAACAGAGGCATCGACGTGA
- the LOC139844724 gene encoding uncharacterized protein encodes MESSSGSIIVSSKGGMMKNPFTLKVGQVFTGFGVGCGLGIGVGRPLNLGAIPVLNQVMVAARGASDVFSGVGRHVNSSLKMVGAKNVEAGIGCGVGFGHGFGVGIALKPGVMHQIQTSLIQTATKLMMRFGVTPSLPSVAGDILPKSLQSGDNNTVNPLGNMMNLATGSIPPVADLSTTDKSSSLYASHTQKVISNFLQTPLLETETVEAKSQVGSLQSEKDVIQLVLKQQLALEKLKEENEKLKQILVEDLKISPGKFKVNNYSGYTCTDCFECRRRQRRDRRK; translated from the exons ATGGAAAGTAGTAGCGGTAGTATAATAGTGTCATCAAAAGGTGGGATGATGAAGAATCCATTTACTTTGAAGGTGGGTCAAGTATTTACCGGATTTGGCGTCGGATGTGGTCTTGGTATCGGTGTTGGCAGGCCTTTAAATCTCG GTGCAATACCGGTATTAAATCAAGTTATGGTTGCTGCTAGAGGAGCATCAGATGTTTTTTCAGGAGTTGGAAGACATGTTAACAGCTCT TTGAAAATGGTTGGAGCTAAAAACGTCGAAGCAGGCATCGGATGCGGAGTTGGTTTTGGTCACGGTTTTGGAGTTG GTATTGCTTTAAAGCCTGGAGTCATGCATCAAATACAAACTAGTCTTATA CAAACTGCAACAAAGTTGATGATGAGATTTGGAGTGACACCCAGTTTGCCAAGTGTTGCTGGAGACATATTACCCAAATCATTACAAAGTGGTGATAATAATACCGTAAATCCACTTGGAAATATGATGAACTTAGCAACAGGATCTATACCTCCAGTTGCAGACTTAAGTACTACTGATAAATCAAGTTCGTTGTACGCAAGTCATACGCAGAAGGTTATCAGCAATTTCTTGCAAACTCCTCTTCTGGAAACTGAAACCGTTGAAGCAAAAAGTCAG GTTGGGAGCTTGCAGTCTGAAAAAGATGTGATTCAATTG GTCCTGAAACAACAACTTGCTCTTGAGAAGCTAAAAGAAGAAAATGAGAAGCTAAAGCAAATATTAGTTGAAGACTTGAAAATTTCGCCTGGCAAGTTCAAAGTCAACAATTACTCAGGGTATACATGTACTGATTGTTTCGAGTGTCGAAGGAGACAAAGAAGAGATAGGAGAAAGTAA